In Miscanthus floridulus cultivar M001 chromosome 19, ASM1932011v1, whole genome shotgun sequence, the DNA window ccgccgcctcggaatcatttagtggaaggaggaaaaggagttggaaaagactccggctagagtgaccttcatggtaccctctagggctgaccttcgctgggtcgcccgcagccccctcaacagagagtaggactcgaacgagtccgaacttcggtaaaacaaatatcgtgtctcaattcgcatttcatttgatatttgtgctGCTTTAGCTATTCTGTAGATACTCTGTGTatattactatctctaatagtctcctgcagtttggattgaagatagaaatcaaaaggagcaagttaggggctgttccactgaagtcgtgaataccggacacgtccggtattagcctCTGCACCAAACTAAATTGTATTatgttctaactctttggttgtaggcttttggctcctagattcatttagtatcttttatatactctgtggctaacttgtgaggggtggtactctttatttggagtttccacttTTGGAAACtcactttactaatcgtttcctcaatttaaaggtgttaattttcagaaacacctattcacccccctctaggcggcatcctaggtcctttcagagggcccaaaggagggaggtactacaATAGTTTCAAACGTTAatattccctgatgggtatgcagcgaatctgaagaggggagtgaacttggcTACTATGCAAATCaatgggctcaagagtcatgattaccatatatggcttgagcgcctacttccggtgatggttcgaggatatgtccctgagcatgtctggcaggtgctagcagagttgagcaatttcttccaccagctttgtgccaaagagttatctcgtaccgtggttatagaaatggaaagaatggcgcctgtgttgctctgtaagttggagaagatcttttcaCCCAGCTTCTTTAATCTGATGCAGCATATGATTCTGCACCTCTCGTATgaagcacgaatgggggggcctatGCAGGGtcgttggtgctattcaattgagagatgtcaaaaggttctttgaactaaatgtaaaaataaatataaaattgaagcatccattgcaaaggcatatattctggaggaggtgtcaaacttcacaacaaaatactatgttGACAACCTTCCTAGTGTGCATAATCCACCATCTCGTTACAATGCCGATGAAGATGAATCGAGCCTTAGCATTTTTTGAGGGCAACTCGaaagtgcaagtggtgcgacccacaagaccttgaaacatgaagaatGACGCATTATCATGTTGTATGCGTTGACCAACCTATCTAAGGTGGAGCCATACATgttgtaagttctcaacaaacttgttctcaacaaacttgttctcaaGTAGTCGCTTTTCTGTGTCCAGCTCCCATGTTTcttgttggtacagggaatttcatcaTCAATTCTGGCGTAAATCAAGGAAACATACCCCGCACGAAAGTGGTACCCTTCTCAAAGAGAGTGCGGGAGATGGAaagcctgatttcatttcttggttcaagcaGAAGGTgcagtccaatttagctcgtacttagtttgatattacaagttgctcgtacatGCAAATAATAAAACGCaccaccctgcttgaacttgcaaGGCCAAACCGAAGCGTCTATGAAtgtcgagttgagacaggttgccgatggttgTGCCTATAAGGTCAGGtcgtttaccggttatgacgtcaatggatatcgctttcacacaacaaggcatgagcagagtcggcccaatcgaagaaccacaaataccagagtttttacgccaggctttgatggggtcgagtactatggaataattgaagaaatatacgaactaacttttcatggttgcaaacctcttaattcagtcatattcaaatgtcattggtttgatccaGATGTCATGAGAcgcacccctaatcttgggctagtcaaaattcgacaatcatccgtcttaccaggagacgacgtctatattgtggctcaacgggccacacaagtttattatttgtcatacccgtgccaaaccaactgccatcttaagggttgggatgttgtgtataaggtatcgccacacggtaaactacctgtaccaaacaatgaagattataatatagaccccaacacatatgacggagagttcttccaagaagatgggctcgaagggagttttgtGATAGAtttaaccgaagcgatcggaatggaagtagacattGAAGGGGTTGCTGACAAGGACACTGgagacgaggttcagaatgtgaaggacttagaactacttcagcgattacaattaggcaatgacagtgatgaCGGCATTCCTCATTCAGAGCACGAGCATGATTATATCGACacgcgtgatagtgatgatgagacttatgatccagctaatcccgatcatgacgattatttctaatacatgtatgagtcatactaatttatttattatttatcatACCATGTTATTTTTGAAGTATGTTAAGTTAATTTTGCAtatctttctaagtatgttttgtttatctgtgctgattggtttactctttttatttGCAGGTAATTGAGCAATGGTGGGCGCTACGAGGAAGCTCGCAACAATTTGCGAGAGAATCGTCGCTGTAGGGAGGGGTTCAGGTTCTGGTTTTGGGTCAGGGTCAAGTTCAGCTTCAGCTTTAGGGAGGGGTCGAGGGAGGCGTCGAGGCAGGCCTCGAGGTAGGGGTgagggggaggaggagcaggagcagaggcagaggcagaggggtCGAGGGAAGGGTAGGGCGAGGCCCCCGTCGCCTGAACCTAACCCCCCCCCAAcatctgaggaggaggaggtaccttccgCACACGCCtttggtgaggaggaggaggagcaggagcaggagcaggagaagGAGGGGGAGGAGGTAGGGGATGCCTAGTCCAAGATCTGGTTGCGGGGTCCCTTATCCCTCCCGAGGCGTCCGATACCTGAGCATAGACGCCTGCTGATTAAACCGACAGGGACCAGGTAAGTAACTTTAAATATTCGCAATAATTTTGATATTTTGAAAATTACAAAAGAAACTAATAATTTGTATTAATCACTTGTGTAGGAGTTGGATTAAGCtcagtgggggtgatcacaaccgcaaggtcaacaacatccttggccttttgtgcagggaacacttccctggcttgGTGGCGTACGTCGGACAGCAGCAGCCGGCCTATATGTGGGACCACTACGTCGCCGCCCCCGACGTCCCTGATCGTGATCGCAGGAGATTCACCAACATAgcggagcgggtgaagggcgagctgtgggtaagtattcctcgcactacattgctcaatacatcaccttcactagacattcttgaaataataacTTTATACATCGCCTCTATATGTAGGACTTCTACAGATGCCAGGAAGGATTCGAGGCCAAGGCGAAGTCCGTCTCTGAACAAGCCGCCaagaagctcgtgaaggacatgcactacgaggcgcgtgTCCAAGCCATCATCGAGTTCTACGCTCAATACAGAAGTATGAAGGTTAAAAAAGAGGAGGCAAGGACAATGAACCTGACCAAGGACCAATTCATGAGTGTAAGCAAAGAACGTTGATACTTTATTTGAGATTAATTACACTTAATTTCTTTTTTCATAAGTCACatgcttgatgatgtaggtgcctccgtggtggtgcCGAGCGCATACCCGGTGCTGGGAAATGATGGTGGATGAGTGGTTGTAGCCCGGGTGGTTGGAGCACCACCTTgcttgccgggagcggcgtttgcagatgtcaggtgcatcacaccatcaaggcagcctgagCCTTGATGAATATAGGGAAAAATGGGTATGCaacttcatttctttattctaacgctcaattctgcataatttctaatcattttgcatttttgccgcagtcgtcgtcacatgatggccagccttgctcctagctcaaggcatgggttctgtccaaaaagggcaagATGATGGCCGacatcgacttcaacccggaggacccgcctgaGGCGTACAACCATCCAAGCATCCACAGCCACGTCACCCAGTATAcaacgatggcaagggaggttcaTGGGCTAGAGTTTGATTCGAGCTCCCAGGATATTGACGGAgaaatcgtgatgagggtggaaagaggcaagaagcatggtcgGTATTGGATTGGCGACAGCGTAATCGACACgacctctactcccactctctcccagatccgagcaaggagcacggACTTGAGCCCAGCGATACGCCCACGACCGACCACTCTAGGTTCTTTCTCTTCCATTCATCATTCGTTGGTTCTTACGTACTTTAGCTTTGTATTGTAACATTGCGATAAAATATTTTAGGCCCAGGTGGAAGCAGAAAAGAAGCaacgggaggagatggaggcaaggGTGGAGCAGATGGTTCAGCAGAGGTTagaggccgagcggcagaggatggaggaaGAAAATTGGATGAGGATGGATCAGatgttccaatacatgcagaattttgcTTTGAGCATGGGTCAAtctttgccaccgccaccgatgTTATTTCCTTCACGTCAGCCACAcacaactactcctgtgagtcacttgacacaTTAGATTGAATACTTTAACTTAGACAAGTTCCTTAGTTAGCTCAAATGATATCAATATTGTCTCACACATGTCTTCTCctatgtgcagaatcaatcggtggCTTCGAATACTCAACCACAAGACCCGGATCAGTCGCAGTGGTTCCAAGGGCCTCCTCCTCAGTGACTTGTGGATTATTTGTGCATTACTTGTTTAAACTAGAACTTGTGGATTACTTTCTCGAATAAACTAGAACTTATTTGTGTGCCTGTGATGCTTAATATATGCCTGTGATGTAATATACATGCCTGTGATTTTTGTTGGAGAGGGGTCCTTTATACGTAACAAAACAGTAAAAACAGGGGGGTTTTGgacagtttgccgagtgtaacactcggcaaagaggtcctttgccgagtgttttggctttaacactcggcaaagaggccagtTTCTGTTTTTTTGACAATTTTTTGTCGAGTGtgcaatgtttgccgagtgttaaagttaaaacactcggcaaataagtagatgtttgccgagtgtattggctttaacactcggcaaatacgtagatgtttgccgagtgtcggaggcTTGGCACTCGGAAAAGTTGAAgatgtttgtcgagtgtcttcCGTCTGATACTCGGCAAACTCTTCGTTACCGTGGACGCCGTTAACCCCCTTTTCGCCGAGGGTTTAActtcgccgagtgttttttgacactcgacaaatcctttgccgagtgcccgatatttgacactcggcaaatatctgTTTGCCAGTGAAAAGTTCGTCGAGTACTAGTCGCTGAGTGTTACATTTGGCAAAGTCTTTGTCAAATGTATTTGAGCTTCGCCGAGTGTCTGGGACACTCGGTAGAGTCACTGTTTCCATAGTGAACTACACCGATAGTAAGTAATCAAAACTGCCACCTTAATTTAATCCCTTTTTCTCCAACTCTCGCACATGCGGTGCCGCAGGGACCACCGGACGAAGAGATGGCAGCTTCCACCAGTGGGCGCGCGGCAGGCCTGGGCCGACCCTCACCGTACCACGCCTAAGCCCTGACCTTCTCTCCACGGCACACACCATGGATCAGATCACAGGGCGGTAACGCCATGGAACCAAACACTGGACAGATCGAGCAGCTGCTCACGCTGGCTAATTAATGGGCGGATCTGATCTGGCTATAGTGCAGGAACACGAACTgacgccttgtttagttgggtgaaatttgagaatttgtctatcgtagtactttcgtttttatttggcaattaatgtttaattatggactaattaggctcaaaatattcatctcgcgatttccaaccaaactgtgcaattagttttttttcgtctatatttaatactccatgtctccatgcacgtatcgcaagattcgatataatggctactataacactttttgaaaaaactttttGAACTAAATAAGACCCGAAGGATGAAGATGCTGGTACTATTAGAAGTTGGTAGCTTGTCGAAAAAAACTGGTAGAAGGATGAAGATGCTGGTACTATTAGAAGTTGGTAGCTTGTCGAAAAAAACTGGTAGAAGTTGGTACGAAAGGAGCAAAAGACTGCGAGGTACAGAGGCCTGGTTTAATTAGTGAAAAATTTTAGGAAATGATACTGTactattttcgttgttatttggtaattagtgtccaatcatagtttaattaggcttaaaagattcgtctcgtgaatttcgtctaaactgtataattagttttattttttatttatatttaatgctttatgtatgtgtccaaagatttgatacgtcggagaatcttaaaaaattttacaaaatggaTGGCAACTAAAATGCTCGTTGCTTTTACTGCAGGCGCTGACTCTCTCTCTGCCGCTGCCTCTGCTCTGGTTGTATCATCTGTACTCTTTTCTCTCTGTGGCTACCTAGGCCTTGTTCACTTTGCTAATTTTTTGAACTCGATGAATAGTattattttcgtcttatttggtaaatattgtccaattgtggattaactaggctcaaaagattcatctcgtgatttccaactaaactgtgtaattagtttttttttatctatatttaatacttcatgtaagcggctaaaaatttatgtgatggagagagaatgaaaaaacttaatTTGGATGGCCGCCAGGCCTTCGTTTTCCTGCGCCACCGTCGCTTTCCGGCTCCAGCTTTACGCTTTCCGGCGGGCGCGCACGTCGTCGTCAACCGCTGGCCACCGGGGTCCATTCGTACCGGCCGGCGCCGAGCGGCAGCCCGCGTTCGACGTCGAAGTTGTACCTGTGTGGGACAAGAGAGCCCGAAATTAGCGCCCACGGCGGCACGCCCTGGTGTTGGGAGTTGGGACTCGGGAGTCTTGACGACGACCGCCATCGCCGGACGAAATGCGCGCACGAGGCAGCGGCGGACGACGGTGTGCAGTGAATTAATCCCACTTACTTGGCTGCGAAGCGTTCGGCCTGCGCCTTCTCCGCGGCCCCGAAGAACTCCTCGATCTCTCCTGTCGGTGGCATTCTTGCTCTTCTGCAAGCCACCGCGGTCGTTGTCGCGGTGGTGGCCAAAGCCGTCCGACCAAGGTGGCGCTTTGGGTCGTCGTCCGTGGCCTGACTCCACTCCTCGTCGCTGAGATCTACCGGTGGCCGGCTCGACGGCGTAGTCTCCCTCCTGAATTACGAGAATTATTCATGGGGAAATAATAATCGTGAAAATAAAAGCGGCAAGGATGCTGAATTCCCGGGAATTCAGGAGGAGCGCAGCACAGCTCACCTCTCGCGGCCGCACCCGGCCGAGTCGCTGACGACGCTCTCGACGTCGCACTCGCAGTCCTCGTGTGCCTGCAGTAAGACCAAGAAACCGCAATCAGAATGGATAATTCAGCGGTGCCATGTGTGAATTGTAAATTGTAAATGGCTAAGCTAGGGCTCCCGAGCCCACCCACCTCCTCCGCTTCGCCACCGCTCGTCTCCCTAGCCGGCGCCATTGCCAGGACGACGTCCACCGAAGACGCCGTGCTGGAGCACATCCCTGCGACCTCCACCACCGGCTCCCCGGAAGGTACAGACCGCTGTACCCCCACCGCAGGCAACGGCGGCACCGGACACTGCACGTCCCCCGCGGACATGAACAGCCTCCTGCTCCGCAGCTGCAGATAGCAGCACCCTGGCGATGCCCCGCCGCCGTTCCCACGgaccgccgcctcggcctcggcctccgCACGCGCTGTCGCCTGCTTCCTCGGCCTCTTCGGCGCCGGTGCCTCCGCCGCGGCCCCAGCAGCAGCCGCATTCGCGACGGCCGCGGAGCGGGCACGCGTCCTCACGCCGAGCTCCACGGCCGGCGTCCTCCCCACGCTGCGCTTCCTCATGTACTTCCCCATCCGGGACTCTGGGCAAAGCAAAGACCCTTCCttgtcccttcccttcccttcctctCGCACACGGCGCACGCACGGGAAACGCACGCACAGGCCACCGCGCTGGTGGCCTCGGGCCTCATTTTTATCTTTCCAGCCACGGTCGACGGGAAGGTGGCCGCCTCCGCCCTCCGGTCAGAGGTGAGTTCCGGATCCGACGGCTGAGGAACGCCCGAGCCCCACGCGTCGTTACGCGGGGCGGGCAGTTGAGACAACGGACGGCGcaggccgggggggggggggggggggggggggggggggctctctCTCTTCCCgttccgtgccgtgccgtgccgtttCCCGACGAAACAGAACGGCATGATTGCTGGATCGGACGGTTGGGCCTTTCGAATTTCGAATTCAGAGCTCTCGGCCGGCGTCAGGCAGATTGCAATTGCACGCGGGGTGGCGTACTGGCATGGGCGTGCGCTTCCGCATGGCGTACGTGACCGGCCGAGGGGCCGATGGCTAAAGTTCAAAACGGACGGAAAATCGCTCTaccatttttatttttatatttttagatGGAAACGAAAGCGGGAGCCAGACAGCCGGGAACGAAAATGGTAGCGGGATAAACAGAAATACAAAACAGATAAATACGATAGGAAAATAGACGAAAACGAACAATAAGCGGAAACTTAAGCCGAAACATGTATGCCGCATATGATAGCTCAAATACAGAGACCAAAGTGCAATATCATATATCAAATATGCACTAATCACACATAAATATTAGTACAATATCAAATATCTATACATCACACAAATATGAACTATCCATACATCACATGAGACAAGAGACATGACACATCACGTGCTCATAAGTCACAAGTCACAAACAACATGTGTTCAGCACAAAATAAGCAAACAGCAATACATATGTGTTAACAAACAGAAATTGTAGTAGTCCACCAACACCCATACAACATGTTTATTTAATGGTTCACCAACAGCAGAGCGCACACACAGCACCACGGCACATCAGTTTTTCATAGCTCACCATCTTCATTCATTGCATCTGGAGCACTTTGCCCTTCTTCCTATAATTTTCAGCACATATATTCATGATTAATTGGAAATATAAGTTTATGTTATTGTCTTTAGCTATTACAGAACTGTTTCAGAAGCCAAGCTAaatacctcatcatcatcagtaGTGGGGGACTAGTACTAACAGATACCGTCTCCGGAGGTGACAGTTCATCCACAATTGTAGGAATGTATTTGGgatctaaaaaaatcaaaataaagaCCACATAATATTGTACTTTAGATTGATTAGCTTGAAAAATAATATGTGACAATTAGATTGAAGAACTAAGTAAAATATTGCCTTTGCTTGCTACATGTATTCAGTCCTTGGCGCAAATCAGTGCTGGTACCATCTCAGGATCTAGACGATTACGATGGGGATCAACAACTCGCCTAGCCCCACTAAATGCAGACTCAGAAGCTACTGTTGACACTTGTATTGCCATCATATCCCGAGCAATTTGTGCAAGACTTGGATATTTATTTGTATTGTTCTTCCAGTAAGCTAAAATATCAAATGGATTTTGCTTCAACAATGGCTCTGTCATGTATTTGTCTAACTCATTTACTTCATTTCTATCAGGCCCATAATCATCATATAAGAAACTCTCAAGTTCAGCATCTTGACTCTCATGATCTGTTGGGCTGACCAATTCATTTGCACTCACAACACCCTTTGCCTTTGACGATTCAGGTGTAGAGGTAGCATAAGACTTATACAAGTCCTTGAGAACACTAATAAATTCATCAAGTTTAATTTGAAAGTAGTCACCATAGAACTTTCTCATGTaatactctacaagtttgtgctTATATCTTGGATCAAGGAAGCATGCTACAATAAGAGCAGTATTGGAAGAAGTCCAATATTTCTCAAAATTTTCACTCATAGATTTGGCCATTTCTCTAATAATCAAATTTGGACTATATGACAATTTATCTAGCAGCTCTTTTATCTCACGAAAACCTCTATAGAACATATTTGCAGTTGGATATGAAGTACCAGATAACAGTACAGTAAGATCATAAAACTTTTTTAAGCACTGAGAAACTGTTACAACCATCTTCTATTTATCATTAGTAGGAGAAATTTACTTATACTTACTGCGATTTGTTGTCTTTAGCCTTAAGAAAGCAGGCTTGTAATGCAAGACATCCCTTAGCATCAAATATGTTGAGTTCCACCTGGTTGTAACATCAAGCTGAATGCTATTTGAAGTATCCAACCCACACTCTCTTGCACACTTTATGAGTTCCTCCCGTTGCAAGGAAGAACCATTTACAGCCAGTGCTAATGATTTCATCTTCCCAAGAGCTTTGTTAATAACAGCTAGCCCATCCCTAGCAACTAAGTTGAGAATGTGATATGCACATCTAATATGAAAAAACGCGCCATCACAAACTAAAGACGCATTACCATTCTCTGTAAGGTCATCAATTAAATCAGTAACAACCACCAAGTTATTTGATGCGTTGTCCAAAGTCAAGGCAAATAATTTCTTCTCAACAAACCACTTAACCATGACTTCAGTAAAAACCTCAGCCAACTTGTGACCAGTATGTGGTCCCTCTACTTGAAAGAAAGTTGTTATTCTCTTCTGAATATGCCAATTATTATCTATCCAATGTATGGTGACACTCATATAAGACTTGTTTTGACATGATGTCCATATGTCCATGGTAGTACTAAAATGACATGTGACTGTTTTCAAATATGTATATAACTTCTCCTTCTCAGCTAGATATATATCCATTATTTCCTTTTCTAGCAGTGATTCTAGACTTCAATGGAAAGCTAGGCCGCAAAGACTTGACAAATTCAACAAAATAAGTCATACTCAACAATATTGAAAGGATACTCATGCAAGATTATTGCCAAATATATTTTTTTCACACTGGCCTCTTGATCATACCTGTAGGGTTGTATTGTTGTGACATCTTTCCCATTATCATTTTCCGTCTTGAGTTGTAGCTGCCCCTTTACAATGCTATGTGATGACTTTAGATGGTTCTTGAATCCAGTAGTGTCATTGCTACACTCAGCTCTATACTTCATATTGCAATTTGGGAAGTCGCAAAAACCCCATATTAGCTGCTCATATTTCTTTCCATTCACCTCGACTACCACCTTTTTCTTGGTAAAATAGTTCCACACCTCTGATGTGCACTTTTTCTGCCTCTTCCCTTTACCAGGAGTAACTTCATCTGCcactccatcatcatcatcatcatcaacaacaacaacaatatctACGGCACATTCAGCACCTTGCCCCTGTCTCTACGCGTCACTACCATCAATACCTGGTTGTTGTCCTCGTGTTTCTGCTGGTGTGCCAGTGTCACTATCAGTGCCAGTGCCACTACCACTAAGTGAAATTTCATGAGTACTCTTTGCTGCTGAAGATGAAGACCCAGACACAAGTGCCCCCTTACTAGCAACATCACTTGCTTTCCTCTTGGACCCTATCAATTAGTTAAAATGCAACTTGTATTAATTTCTACTTTGTTTGCAACCGAGAACCTAGAGTAAAGACTACAAATCCAAGAACCTAGAGTCCGAGAGGAGGTTTACCTGAAACTGAAATAGATCCGCTCGTGCTGCCTTTGACAGAGGGAGGTAGCACCGGCGGTTCTGGAAGACGAAGGTAGCTCGACAGGCTCAGGTGCTTTTCAGGTAGCAT includes these proteins:
- the LOC136529807 gene encoding cyclin-dependent kinase inhibitor 1-like, which gives rise to MGKYMRKRSVGRTPAVELGVRTRARSAAVANAAAAGAAAEAPAPKRPRKQATARAEAEAEAAVRGNGGGASPGCCYLQLRSRRLFMSAGDVQCPVPPLPAVGVQRSVPSGEPVVEVAGMCSSTASSVDVVLAMAPARETSGGEAEEAHEDCECDVESVVSDSAGCGRERRETTPSSRPPVDLSDEEWSQATDDDPKRHLGRTALATTATTTAVACRRARMPPTGEIEEFFGAAEKAQAERFAAKYNFDVERGLPLGAGRYEWTPVASG